The Dendropsophus ebraccatus isolate aDenEbr1 chromosome 10, aDenEbr1.pat, whole genome shotgun sequence genome has a segment encoding these proteins:
- the ATP6V1G1 gene encoding V-type proton ATPase subunit G 1 has product MASQSAGIQQLLQAEKRAAEKVAEARKRKNRRLKQAKEEAQAEIEQYRMQREKEFKAKEAAALGSHGSCSEGVEKETTEKIAIIQENYQQNREMVLEQLLSLVCDIKPEIHINYRING; this is encoded by the exons ATGGCGAGTCAGTCGGCGGGGATCCAGCAGCTGCTGCAGGCGGAGAAGAGGGCGGCCGAGAAGGTGGCGGAGGCCAGGAAAC GAAAGAACAGGCGTCTGAAACAAGCCAAGGAGGAGGCGCAGGCTGAGATCGAGCAGTACCGGATGCAGCGAGAGAAGGAGTTCAAAGCTAAAGAGGCCGCT GCTTTGGGCTCTCATGGTAGCTGCAGTGAAGGAGTGGAAAAGGAAACCACTGAGAAGATCGCCATCATCCAGGAGAACTATCAGCAAAACCGGGAGATGGTTTTAGAGCAGCTCCTGTCCCTAGTGTGCGACATCAAGCCAGAAATTCACATCAACTACCGCATTAATGGTTAA